TAGTCTTGCTTTTGAACTTTCTAATTGCCTCCCTGGTTCCCACCGATTAGCAATCATTGCCAAAAATATTGATGATTTGCAGACAAAGCTAAAACTTGTCTTAGCCAAGATTCAGGAGACAAAACAAACTAGTTTTAAGTCACGAAATGGCTTCTATTATGCTGTCTCAAACCCTAAAATTCAACCCGGTAAGATAGCTTTTCTGTTTCCAGGTGAAGGGTCTCAGTACCCCAATATGTTAGCTGATTTATGCCTTTATTTTCCTCAGGTCAGAGAATGGTTTGATCGGTTAGATGAAACATTTTCTGAAACCAGGGACTATGCACCGAGTCGCATTATTTTCCCGGTTCCCACAGGACTTACAGAGGAAGAACGTTCCCAGGTAACTGAACAGTTATTCAGAATGGATGTAGCTACAGAATCAGTGACAATTGCCAGTTTAGGATTACATGAACTCCTTCAGAATCTTGGGATTCGATCTGATGTTATGGTTGGTCATAGTACCGGTGAAAATGCCGCCCTGATAGCATCTGGCACTTTCACGGCTTCCAGTCACGATCAACTGATGCAAACCATCTGGACTTTGAATCAGATCTATCAAGGACTGGAGACTGCCAATACGATTCCCAAGGGAGCCCTCTTGGCTGTTGGTGCAATTAATGCTCAAATCTTACAGGCACTACTCGATGAGTTCCAAGGGCGATTGCACTGGGCGATGGATAATTGCCCCAATCAAGTTATTTTATTTGTCAACACCGATGAGATTGGAGACTTAAGCAATCGGATCCAGGCACTGGGAGGAATTTGTACTCAGCTACCCTTTGATCGTGCCTACCATACACCGCTGTTTAAAGGAGTTTCTCAGGCTTTATCGGGTTTTTATGCCACACTATCCTTAGCTCCGGGGCATACTCAACTTTACAGTTGTGCAACTAGTGCCCCATTCCCAGAGGAATCCACTGCCATTAGATCTCTAGCCGCCCAGCAATGGTACAGCCGTGTGCGATTCAGAGATACCATTGAGGTTCTTTATGAACAGGGTGTAAGAACATTTTTAGAAGTAGGCCCTAGCAGTAACTTGACATCTTTTGTAGAAGATATCCTCCGGGGGCGTGCGCATCTAGCTATCCCCTGCAACACCCAACGGAGAACAGGACTAGAACAAATTCAGCACCTGTTAGCTCAACTATTTGTGAACGGAATACCGATGAACTTGGCACTTCTTTATCGCTCGCGGGAATTGACTCCCGTTGACTTAGAGCTGCTGAACGTTGCTGATGATCCACGCCAGAAAAGTAGATCTGTTCTCAACCTAAATATGCCCGTCATGCGCTTGAAGAAGGATTTTGTGACATCTCTTCACGCTCAACTATTACCTTCTTTACCAGCAAAGGGATCTGTATCTCCACCCTTGGTTTCTGCCAAGGCACCCGCACCGGAAGTTCTCGAAGCTGTTGCTAATTTTCCTGCTCTCAATCGACAAATATCGGTTGAGCCCTCCCCTGCCGATCCTGTTCAGTCTTCAGATATTTGTGCCTCCGCTATCTTAGGCCATTTTGAATTGATGCAAGAGTTCCTAACCAGTCAATCGCGTGTCTTGACAGATCTATATGCTCAATCAATGATCAATCCGCCGACAGAGGAAATGAATGTCTCTACTGGCGTGATGCCCGTTCATACAATCTCGCCTTCAGCTTGGCCTCTTTTAGGTGAAATTGTAGAACTAGACTCCGATCGCCTATACTGTGTGCGCTGTTTTAATCTACAACAGGATCTATTTCTTCATGACCATACGTTAGGGGGAAAACCTTCCCATCGGCATCCTGAATTGATGGCCCTCCCGGTGATTCCATTTACAGTGAGCATGGAGGCACTTGCAGAGGCAGCAACTTACCTCTTGGGTGGAGATAAGTACGTTATAGGATTTAGTGAGGTTCGTGGTCACCGCTGGTTAACTCTAGAGAAAGGGATATTTAAAATGGGCATTCAAGCCCAGTTACAGCCCAGTCAAGGTGAAGGTCACTGGTCTGTCTATGTACAGCTTTTTCAGCTTGACACCCAAAATCCTAGCCCTGCACCAGTTTTTGAGGGTTACGTAAAACTTGCCGATCAGCTGCTCCTATCTACGCCTGATCAAGCTATTCCTGAGCTTTCCGACACTCAACCCTATCCTTGGAGTGGTGATGAGCTATATCGCAAAGGTATGTTTCATGGTCCCCGATTCCAGGGAGTTCAACATATCTCCTGGGTAAGTCCTCAGGGGATTGAGGCAGATCTGAACGTCTCAGGTATTGAAGATTTTTTCAGTCATATTCAAAATCCAGTCTTCCAGACAAATCCCGTCCTCCTGGATGCTGCTGCACAATTGGTTGCCTACTGGGTCGCAGCAGAACAGGGAACTGAATTTCATACTTTTCCCTTTTATATTAAAGCTGTGCATCAGCTCCAACCACCTTCGTTTCTCAAGGGCAGTAAAATTCGTTGTCGAGGTAGGATAAGCTTTATTAGCGATCGCCAGATTGAAGCGAATTATGATTTTCTGGATCAATCGGGGCAGATCATCGCCCAAATAACGGGACTCTTAGAAGCGTATCTCAGAGTCCCGCCCCAGTACCATCACTGTCGCACAGATCCCCAAGCAACTTACTGGTCTGAGCCCTTCTATCAAAAAGAGATGGGACTGGTATGTCGTTATATCTCTCCTTTACCACCAAATTTTCTGAATGAACTAGGAGGTGTTATTCAGAAAGTCATTGCACACATAATGTTGAATCAGGATGAACAAGCATTCTGGTATGCGTTACCAGAAAAAGGATCACGACGGAATGAATGGCTGCTAGGTCGAG
The Neosynechococcus sphagnicola sy1 DNA segment above includes these coding regions:
- a CDS encoding acyltransferase domain-containing protein, producing MDGDRIYAVIKSIGTSSDGKGLGLLAPRSAGQVLALNRAYQQAEIDPATITLIEAHGTGMPLGDQTEVQSIAQVFGQRQGLLPHRGLGSVKSMIGHCIPASGAASLIKMALALYHKILPPTLCDQVNPALGIEKTSFYVNTEARPWIHGHRGIPRRAGVNAFGFGGINAHAILEEYAEPQKAAKLLHGQWPTELFIFSGNSHLGLIDCIQKIQDFLQTCPEESFPSLAFELSNCLPGSHRLAIIAKNIDDLQTKLKLVLAKIQETKQTSFKSRNGFYYAVSNPKIQPGKIAFLFPGEGSQYPNMLADLCLYFPQVREWFDRLDETFSETRDYAPSRIIFPVPTGLTEEERSQVTEQLFRMDVATESVTIASLGLHELLQNLGIRSDVMVGHSTGENAALIASGTFTASSHDQLMQTIWTLNQIYQGLETANTIPKGALLAVGAINAQILQALLDEFQGRLHWAMDNCPNQVILFVNTDEIGDLSNRIQALGGICTQLPFDRAYHTPLFKGVSQALSGFYATLSLAPGHTQLYSCATSAPFPEESTAIRSLAAQQWYSRVRFRDTIEVLYEQGVRTFLEVGPSSNLTSFVEDILRGRAHLAIPCNTQRRTGLEQIQHLLAQLFVNGIPMNLALLYRSRELTPVDLELLNVADDPRQKSRSVLNLNMPVMRLKKDFVTSLHAQLLPSLPAKGSVSPPLVSAKAPAPEVLEAVANFPALNRQISVEPSPADPVQSSDICASAILGHFELMQEFLTSQSRVLTDLYAQSMINPPTEEMNVSTGVMPVHTISPSAWPLLGEIVELDSDRLYCVRCFNLQQDLFLHDHTLGGKPSHRHPELMALPVIPFTVSMEALAEAATYLLGGDKYVIGFSEVRGHRWLTLEKGIFKMGIQAQLQPSQGEGHWSVYVQLFQLDTQNPSPAPVFEGYVKLADQLLLSTPDQAIPELSDTQPYPWSGDELYRKGMFHGPRFQGVQHISWVSPQGIEADLNVSGIEDFFSHIQNPVFQTNPVLLDAAAQLVAYWVAAEQGTEFHTFPFYIKAVHQLQPPSFLKGSKIRCRGRISFISDRQIEANYDFLDQSGQIIAQITGLLEAYLRVPPQYHHCRTDPQATYWSEPFYQKEMGLVCRYISPLPPNFLNELGGVIQKVIAHIMLNQDEQAFWYALPEKGSRRNEWLLGRVAAKDALRQWAWGKFALDLSPADIQILATPLGKPLAHCPPLENYCSLPDVSISHNCGRIVAIVADPNMDIGIDLQYVDSMNTDDWLDGAFTPTELTHLEQFISRDRNQTFLGAWCAKEAASKAAGTGLKCDPKSWKIKDYNLEKHTVNVTHLDQSFEVKLFYNKQNILAVCQRLRN